One window of Medicago truncatula cultivar Jemalong A17 chromosome 2, MtrunA17r5.0-ANR, whole genome shotgun sequence genomic DNA carries:
- the LOC11444334 gene encoding 60S ribosomal protein L27, with protein sequence MVKFLKPNKAVIVLQGRYAGKKAVIVKNFDDGTRDRAYGHCLVAGIKKYPAKVIKKDSAKKTAKKSRVKAFVKLVNYQHLMPTRYTLDVDLKEVVTTDVLQSKDKKVTALKEAKKRFEERFKTGKNRWFFTKLRF encoded by the coding sequence ATGGTGAAGTTTCTGAAACCAAACAAGGCCGTTATCGTTCTCCAAGGACGGTACGCCGGGAAGAAAGCCGTCATCGTGAAGAATTTCGACGACGGAACTCGTGACCGTGCTTACGGCCATTGTCTTGTTGCAGGGATCAAGAAGTATCCAGCTAAGGTTATCAAGAAGGATTCAGCGAAGAAAACCGCGAAGAAATCGCGTGTGAAGGCTTTCGTGAAACTCGTCAACTATCAGCATCTGATGCCGACTCGTTACACTCTTGATGTTGATTTGAAGGAGGTTGTTACTACTGATGTTCTTCAGAGTAAGGATAAGAAGGTGACTGCTTTGAAGGAGGCGAAGAAGAGGTTCGAGGAGAGGTTTAAGACTGGAAAGAATAGGTGGTTCTTTACCAAGCTCAGGTTTTGA